A genomic window from Rhizobium sp. EC-SD404 includes:
- a CDS encoding ABC transporter ATP-binding protein — MSAIIEVKSVSKRFGGFHAVNDCTLSVEKGSVTGLIGPNGAGKSTLFNMVAGTLEPTSGTILFDGEDVTGLPSHALYKRRLLRTFQIAHEFSNMTVLENLMMVPDNQAGEGLIGAWFMPGRVSREEEAIRHKAEEVLDFLKITHVKTELAGNLSGGQKKLLELGRTMMTDAKVVLLDEIAAGVNRTLLNDLASNIERLNRELGYTFFVIEHDMDLIARLCDPVIVMAAGSVMTQGHISDIQKDPRVIEAYFGGSPTGNATVAHANQVVEARP; from the coding sequence ATGTCAGCGATCATCGAAGTTAAAAGCGTGAGCAAGCGCTTCGGCGGCTTCCACGCAGTCAACGACTGCACGCTCTCGGTCGAAAAAGGCTCCGTTACGGGCCTGATCGGTCCGAACGGTGCTGGCAAATCGACGCTGTTCAACATGGTGGCCGGCACGCTGGAACCGACGAGCGGCACGATCCTGTTCGACGGCGAAGACGTAACCGGCCTGCCCTCGCACGCGCTCTACAAACGGCGTCTGCTGCGCACCTTCCAGATCGCGCACGAATTCTCCAACATGACGGTTCTGGAAAACCTCATGATGGTGCCGGACAACCAGGCTGGCGAAGGCCTGATCGGCGCCTGGTTCATGCCCGGCCGCGTCAGCCGCGAGGAAGAAGCGATCCGCCACAAAGCCGAGGAAGTGCTGGACTTCCTGAAGATCACCCATGTGAAGACCGAACTTGCCGGCAATCTTTCGGGAGGCCAGAAGAAGCTTCTGGAACTCGGCCGAACGATGATGACCGACGCCAAGGTCGTGCTGCTCGACGAGATCGCCGCCGGCGTCAACCGCACGCTTTTGAACGACCTCGCGTCCAATATCGAACGGCTGAACCGCGAACTCGGCTACACCTTCTTCGTCATCGAGCACGACATGGACCTGATCGCCCGGCTCTGCGACCCGGTTATCGTCATGGCGGCTGGCTCGGTGATGACGCAAGGGCACATCTCCGACATCCAGAAAGACCCGCGCGTAATCGAAGCCTATTTCGGCGGCTCGCCGACGGGCAATGCGACCGTCGCCCACGCCAACCAGGTGGTGGAGGCGCGTCCGTGA
- a CDS encoding ABC transporter ATP-binding protein, whose amino-acid sequence MSLLEIRNLHAGYGQMTILKGIDMTLDAGEIGVIVGPNGAGKSTTLKAIFGMLNITEGSIHFDGHDITGISPEKLAAHKIAMVPQEHNVFGTLTVHENLEMGAYTRRDDYSRVLDEVYEIFPPLKEKRRQAAGELSGGQRQMVAFGRALMIEPKLILLDEPTAGLSPMYMSEIFDRVIAINKLGVTVAMVEQNAKQALAIAHKGFVLANGQNSYTDTGRALLDNPEVAKSFLGG is encoded by the coding sequence GTGAGCCTGCTCGAAATCCGCAATCTTCATGCCGGCTACGGCCAGATGACGATCCTCAAGGGGATCGACATGACGCTCGATGCCGGCGAAATCGGCGTGATCGTCGGCCCGAACGGGGCGGGCAAGTCGACCACGCTGAAGGCGATCTTCGGCATGCTGAACATCACCGAAGGATCGATCCATTTCGATGGGCACGACATCACCGGCATCAGCCCGGAAAAGCTCGCCGCCCACAAGATCGCGATGGTGCCGCAGGAGCACAACGTTTTCGGCACGCTGACGGTGCACGAGAACCTCGAGATGGGCGCCTATACGCGACGCGACGACTATTCCCGCGTGCTTGACGAGGTCTACGAGATCTTCCCGCCGCTGAAGGAAAAGCGCCGGCAGGCAGCGGGCGAGTTGTCTGGAGGCCAGCGCCAGATGGTCGCCTTCGGCCGCGCGCTGATGATAGAGCCGAAACTGATCCTGCTCGACGAGCCGACGGCCGGTCTTTCGCCCATGTACATGTCGGAGATCTTCGACCGCGTGATTGCCATCAACAAGCTCGGCGTGACGGTCGCCATGGTCGAGCAGAACGCCAAGCAGGCGCTCGCCATCGCCCACAAGGGCTTCGTGCTGGCTAACGGCCAGAATTCCTACACCGACACCGGCCGGGCGCTTCTCGATAATCCGGAAGTCGCCAAAAGCTTCCTCGGGGGATGA
- a CDS encoding branched-chain amino acid ABC transporter permease, whose protein sequence is MNELVFFINKGIIAGAIIGSIYALGAIGVTLIFGILRFAHFAHGDMMTLGAFIAYVLAAALAAAGFAGPLPIAMMVLPIVMILTAGISIGIDRTFYQPLRRSGAKGIVLVMASIGVTLMLQGLIRLFAGPSSRELYFNEPKDIFRIEVPGANQMITVTEPQLALFVVTLISVVVLHYFLSRSRLGKAMRAVSDNPSLAQVTGISIETVVRATWIIGGGLAALAGTMLALDVSLKPDLSFNILLPIFAATIVGGIGQPYGAIAGGFVVGYAETLAVFNWSVLLRPIARWTDNAFEVPASLAIVPTDYKLMVPFVLLILILIYRPTGIFKGRVL, encoded by the coding sequence ATGAATGAGCTGGTCTTCTTCATCAACAAGGGCATCATCGCCGGTGCCATCATCGGATCGATCTACGCGCTCGGCGCGATCGGCGTTACGCTGATCTTCGGCATCCTGCGCTTCGCCCATTTTGCCCATGGGGACATGATGACGCTCGGCGCCTTCATCGCCTATGTGCTTGCCGCCGCACTGGCCGCAGCAGGCTTCGCAGGTCCCCTGCCCATCGCCATGATGGTGCTGCCGATCGTTATGATCCTCACCGCCGGCATATCGATCGGGATCGACCGAACGTTCTACCAGCCGCTGCGCCGATCAGGTGCAAAAGGCATCGTGCTCGTCATGGCCTCGATCGGCGTAACACTTATGCTGCAGGGCCTCATCCGCCTTTTTGCCGGCCCCAGTTCGCGCGAGCTCTATTTCAACGAGCCGAAGGATATCTTCCGCATCGAAGTACCCGGCGCCAACCAGATGATCACCGTGACGGAGCCGCAACTGGCGCTTTTCGTCGTGACGTTGATCTCGGTGGTCGTGCTGCATTACTTCCTGTCGCGATCGCGCCTCGGCAAGGCGATGCGGGCCGTCTCCGACAACCCGTCGCTGGCGCAGGTCACCGGTATTTCCATCGAAACCGTGGTGCGTGCCACCTGGATCATCGGTGGCGGGCTGGCGGCATTGGCCGGAACGATGCTCGCACTTGACGTCTCGCTGAAGCCGGATCTTTCCTTCAACATCCTGTTGCCGATCTTCGCCGCGACGATCGTTGGCGGCATCGGCCAGCCCTATGGCGCAATCGCAGGCGGCTTCGTCGTCGGATATGCCGAGACGCTCGCCGTCTTCAATTGGTCCGTGCTGCTGCGCCCGATCGCGCGCTGGACCGACAACGCCTTCGAGGTGCCAGCCTCTCTCGCCATCGTGCCCACCGACTACAAGCTGATGGTGCCCTTCGTCCTCCTGATCCTCATTCTGATCTACCGGCCGACCGGCATCTTCAAGGGACGGGTGCTGTGA
- a CDS encoding branched-chain amino acid ABC transporter permease encodes MTDNRRDLLLFAGLGVLFAIIFVTQGTAYSLRVTVEALCYAMIAFGLSLQWGTAGLFNVGIMGFIAAGAFASLFVTFPVNQAFWDSEGPAMLGDVLVKVLIGAAAVFAVSRAGKIGLPKPLVTFLTLVTLAVAYLVVSASLDPAARYIEQEAGFVGGLGLPVYFGWAAAGVVAGAIAWVVGKICLGLRSDYLAIATLGIAQIIKTFLKNADWLTRGTQTVSPLPWPVPGAAEVGFTAARASYLVLTAVMLVIVYMLLQRVYHAPWGRMMRAIRDNEDAASAMGKDVTKRRLEIFVFGCVLMGIGGATLIHFNTIFDPNGFVDLNHTFLIWVMVILGGPGNNRGAIFGALLVYVIWTMSEPVTLVIFDYIRTIGRDLFGWQAPADLNSRALAMRVFVIGLTITMVLRFAPKGVIPERLSRKA; translated from the coding sequence ATGACCGATAACCGTCGCGATCTCCTGCTCTTCGCCGGCCTCGGCGTTCTCTTCGCCATCATCTTCGTCACGCAGGGCACCGCCTATTCGCTGCGCGTGACGGTTGAAGCGCTCTGCTATGCGATGATCGCTTTCGGCCTTTCGCTGCAATGGGGCACGGCCGGGCTCTTCAATGTCGGCATCATGGGCTTCATCGCCGCCGGCGCCTTCGCCTCGCTCTTCGTGACCTTCCCGGTCAACCAGGCCTTCTGGGATTCCGAGGGACCGGCCATGCTGGGCGACGTGCTCGTGAAGGTGCTGATCGGCGCGGCCGCCGTCTTTGCCGTGTCGCGCGCGGGCAAGATCGGACTGCCGAAGCCGCTCGTGACCTTCCTGACGCTGGTGACGCTTGCCGTCGCCTACCTGGTCGTCTCGGCGAGCCTCGATCCTGCCGCGCGCTATATCGAGCAGGAAGCCGGCTTCGTCGGCGGTCTCGGTCTGCCGGTCTATTTCGGCTGGGCCGCAGCCGGCGTGGTTGCCGGTGCCATCGCATGGGTCGTCGGCAAGATCTGCCTCGGCCTTCGTTCCGACTATCTCGCGATCGCCACGCTCGGCATCGCGCAGATCATCAAGACCTTCCTCAAGAACGCCGACTGGCTGACCCGCGGCACGCAAACCGTGTCGCCTCTGCCCTGGCCGGTGCCGGGTGCAGCCGAAGTCGGCTTCACCGCCGCGCGCGCCAGCTACCTCGTCCTGACGGCAGTCATGCTCGTCATCGTCTACATGCTGCTGCAGCGCGTCTACCACGCGCCTTGGGGCCGCATGATGCGCGCGATCCGCGACAATGAAGACGCGGCCTCCGCCATGGGCAAGGACGTGACCAAGCGCCGGCTCGAGATCTTCGTCTTCGGCTGCGTCCTGATGGGCATCGGCGGCGCGACGCTCATCCATTTCAACACGATCTTCGATCCGAACGGCTTCGTGGACCTCAACCACACCTTCCTGATCTGGGTGATGGTGATCCTCGGCGGACCCGGCAACAATCGCGGTGCGATTTTCGGCGCGCTGCTCGTCTACGTGATCTGGACGATGTCGGAGCCCGTGACGCTCGTCATCTTCGACTATATCCGCACGATCGGGCGCGATCTGTTCGGCTGGCAGGCCCCTGCCGACCTGAACAGCCGGGCGCTCGCCATGCGTGTCTTCGTCATCGGCCTGACGATCACCATGGTACTGCGCTTCGCACCGAAGGGCGTCATCCCCGAACGTCTGTCGCGCAAGGCCTAG
- a CDS encoding EAL domain-containing protein, translated as MTICSVGKGEIERLEAVRSLNLSNKPEFQDLDAITSFAREIFEVDGAVVTIVDHDFQWNISRSGFEDSATPRMHSLCNVALAEGRPVVVENLSIDARFDGNPLVHEHPGLRFYAGFPLEIDPGIVLGTLCIVDTKPRQLSPREATQLERLATVATTLLRQHRDTVRVARLSVSLAQSARTIEEQSHALTLQNRMLDEACALGEMGAFDHDLVTGQAEWSGMLKRIHDLDEDAQIGPVSEFVHMNRFYSKRELKRYLKAIREAMLAHQTLEFETALKTAKGRRRWVRLRVDFEYDANGRPVRRFGMMQDITRQKRLLSRLDHIANRDSLTGLFNRNYFLRHANTFLRANQHVTTGVAILDLDGFKAINDSYGHMAGDACLKAIAARLRRHCSKEWLLVRPGGDEFTVVIAEDCQIEALYARLEGLRQIIQEPITWKGLTFQVSASIGLAFAERGAEPDAMDLVQSADLAVYKAKAAGRNCLAVYSSDLHAVALQRFNIINSARTALENGDFCLYYQPKIELADRSLSGFEALLRWRQPDGRHAAPGEYLAVLEDGEMSRRIGDFVMDEAVRQAARWRADGFAFGDIAINVSSSQFIGHGFVDRLISGMETAGLAPGDIQVEVTEGVLLSTGATSVASGLKRLSDHGIKIAFDDFGTGYASLVHLRQLEFDIIKLDMSFIRSMLTSPADMAIVEAVLTLARRLGKKVVAEGVETSTQAETLLAHGCHYGQGYLFSRPKPAAIVEAAWRELREAV; from the coding sequence ATGACGATTTGTTCGGTTGGCAAGGGTGAAATAGAACGGCTAGAGGCCGTTCGCTCGCTCAACCTATCCAACAAGCCCGAATTTCAAGATCTCGACGCGATCACCAGCTTTGCTCGCGAGATTTTCGAGGTCGACGGTGCGGTGGTGACGATCGTCGACCACGACTTCCAGTGGAATATTTCCCGATCCGGCTTCGAAGATTCCGCCACGCCCAGGATGCATTCCCTGTGTAACGTCGCACTTGCGGAAGGTCGGCCAGTCGTCGTGGAGAACCTGAGCATCGACGCGAGGTTTGACGGCAATCCGCTCGTCCACGAGCACCCCGGTTTGCGCTTCTATGCGGGTTTCCCGTTGGAGATCGACCCTGGAATCGTTCTTGGCACATTGTGCATCGTGGACACCAAGCCTCGCCAATTGTCTCCACGCGAAGCGACCCAGTTGGAGCGGCTTGCCACGGTTGCAACCACTTTGCTCCGACAGCATCGCGACACGGTGCGCGTGGCCCGCCTTTCGGTGTCGCTCGCTCAATCCGCCCGGACAATCGAAGAACAATCGCATGCGCTGACGTTGCAGAACCGCATGCTCGACGAAGCCTGTGCTCTCGGTGAAATGGGAGCGTTCGACCACGATCTGGTGACAGGTCAGGCCGAATGGAGCGGCATGCTGAAACGCATCCATGATCTCGACGAGGATGCGCAGATCGGGCCCGTCAGCGAGTTCGTCCATATGAACCGCTTCTATTCCAAGCGGGAGCTTAAGCGGTATCTCAAGGCAATCCGCGAAGCGATGCTGGCTCATCAAACGCTGGAATTCGAGACCGCGCTGAAAACGGCCAAGGGTCGTCGGCGTTGGGTGCGGCTGCGGGTCGATTTCGAGTATGACGCGAACGGTCGGCCCGTGCGCCGTTTCGGCATGATGCAGGACATCACGCGGCAGAAGCGCCTGCTCAGCCGTCTCGATCACATCGCCAATCGGGACTCTCTGACCGGCCTTTTCAATCGAAACTACTTCCTGCGCCACGCCAATACGTTCCTGCGCGCCAACCAGCATGTGACGACTGGCGTCGCGATCCTCGATCTGGATGGTTTCAAGGCCATCAACGACAGTTATGGGCACATGGCAGGCGATGCCTGTCTAAAGGCGATCGCCGCGCGACTGCGCCGGCATTGCAGCAAGGAATGGTTGCTTGTGCGGCCGGGCGGAGACGAGTTCACGGTCGTTATCGCGGAGGACTGCCAGATCGAGGCGCTTTATGCGCGGCTTGAGGGACTGCGCCAGATCATCCAGGAGCCGATCACCTGGAAGGGACTGACGTTCCAGGTCTCTGCGTCGATCGGGCTCGCCTTTGCCGAGCGCGGGGCAGAGCCGGATGCGATGGACCTGGTGCAGTCGGCCGATCTCGCGGTCTACAAGGCGAAGGCTGCGGGTCGCAACTGCCTGGCGGTCTATTCCTCCGACCTCCACGCCGTCGCTCTGCAGCGCTTCAACATCATCAACAGCGCTCGAACGGCTCTGGAGAATGGCGATTTCTGCCTTTACTACCAGCCTAAGATCGAGCTTGCCGACCGGTCGCTCAGCGGCTTCGAAGCGCTGCTGCGTTGGCGCCAGCCCGATGGTCGCCATGCCGCGCCCGGCGAATATCTCGCCGTGCTGGAAGACGGGGAAATGTCGCGGCGCATCGGTGACTTCGTCATGGACGAGGCCGTCCGCCAGGCAGCCAGATGGCGGGCGGACGGCTTCGCGTTCGGCGATATCGCGATCAACGTCTCGTCGAGCCAGTTCATTGGCCACGGTTTCGTCGATCGGCTGATTTCGGGCATGGAGACGGCCGGTCTTGCGCCCGGCGACATCCAGGTCGAGGTGACGGAAGGCGTGCTTCTGTCCACCGGCGCCACATCTGTCGCCTCGGGCCTCAAGCGCCTGTCCGACCACGGCATCAAGATCGCTTTCGATGATTTTGGCACGGGTTACGCTTCACTCGTCCATTTGCGACAGCTCGAGTTCGACATCATCAAGCTCGACATGTCCTTCATCCGCTCAATGCTGACGTCACCCGCCGACATGGCGATCGTCGAGGCGGTGTTGACCCTGGCACGGCGGCTCGGAAAGAAGGTCGTGGCGGAAGGTGTGGAGACGAGCACCCAGGCGGAGACGTTGCTCGCCCATGGTTGCCATTACGGCCAAGGCTATCTCTTCAGCCGGCCGAAGCCCGCGGCCATCGTCGAGGCCGCGTGGCGGGAGTTGCGTGAGGCTGTTTGA
- a CDS encoding ABC transporter substrate-binding protein, whose protein sequence is MLPAFKTALATGVAVASLTTAALAEDFKIGFIGGMTGPIESLMPPIVAGAELAIAQINEQGGFFGDESQASLVIGDDGCVDATRASDAADRLVNVESVKAIVGAMCSGATVAAANNAAVPGGVVMISPASTAPSLTTLEDNDLVFRTAPSDAFQGEVLANLVFSKGITSVAVSYVNNDYGTGFADAFGAAFEAAGGQVLASEAHEDGKADYRAEIGSLSSMGAEALVVLAYVDGSGGTLIRQAVEGGDFSQFVGGDGMVGNRLGELIGSSADGMIATRPGSPELPGRAAYDAAAEEAGFDPSATFAAQSYDAAFLLALALQKNGGEMEGLNEALREISTEPGEVILPGEWEKAVELIEAGQDINYEGASGSHEFDDAGDVPGVFDEMTVENGEFVVVGPAT, encoded by the coding sequence ATGTTGCCAGCATTCAAGACGGCGCTCGCCACCGGCGTGGCTGTAGCGAGCCTGACGACGGCAGCCTTGGCGGAGGATTTCAAGATCGGCTTCATCGGCGGCATGACCGGACCGATCGAAAGCCTGATGCCGCCGATCGTGGCAGGTGCGGAATTGGCCATCGCCCAGATCAACGAGCAGGGCGGTTTCTTCGGTGATGAGAGCCAGGCTTCGCTGGTCATCGGCGACGACGGTTGCGTCGACGCGACGCGTGCATCGGATGCCGCCGACCGTCTCGTCAACGTCGAAAGCGTCAAGGCGATCGTCGGTGCGATGTGCTCGGGTGCAACTGTTGCCGCAGCCAACAACGCGGCCGTTCCAGGCGGCGTCGTCATGATCTCGCCGGCGTCCACCGCGCCGTCGCTGACCACGCTCGAAGACAACGACCTCGTCTTCCGTACCGCGCCTTCAGACGCGTTCCAGGGTGAAGTTCTCGCCAACCTCGTGTTCAGCAAGGGCATCACGAGCGTTGCCGTGTCCTACGTGAACAACGACTACGGCACTGGCTTTGCCGATGCCTTCGGCGCTGCTTTCGAAGCTGCCGGTGGCCAGGTGCTCGCCTCCGAAGCGCATGAAGACGGCAAGGCCGACTATCGCGCCGAAATCGGTTCGCTGTCGTCCATGGGCGCCGAGGCACTCGTCGTGCTTGCTTATGTCGACGGTTCGGGCGGCACACTCATTCGCCAGGCCGTCGAAGGCGGCGACTTCTCGCAGTTCGTCGGTGGTGACGGCATGGTCGGCAACCGTCTCGGCGAACTCATCGGTTCCAGCGCCGATGGCATGATCGCGACCCGTCCGGGCTCTCCGGAACTGCCGGGCCGCGCCGCTTACGATGCTGCAGCAGAGGAAGCGGGTTTCGACCCGAGCGCGACCTTCGCCGCACAGTCCTATGACGCGGCATTCCTTCTCGCCCTCGCTCTGCAGAAGAACGGCGGAGAGATGGAAGGCCTCAACGAAGCATTGCGCGAAATCTCGACGGAGCCGGGCGAAGTCATTCTGCCGGGCGAGTGGGAGAAGGCGGTTGAGCTGATCGAAGCCGGTCAGGACATCAACTATGAAGGCGCTTCCGGCAGCCACGAGTTCGACGACGCTGGCGACGTGCCCGGCGTGTTCGACGAGATGACGGTCGAGAACGGCGAGTTCGTCGTCGTCGGCCCGGCGACCTGA
- a CDS encoding DEAD/DEAH box helicase yields MNDFASLGLSKQTLAPLVALGFTQPTPIQAQAIPLVLKGHDLIGLAQTGTGKTAAFGLPLIEGLLSDGKKPEPRATRALILAPTRELVNQIAANLKAFVKNTPLKIGIVVGGVSINGQMRMLDRGLDILVSTPGRLLDLVDRKALSLHQVHRLILDEADQMLDLGFIHDLRKIVKLVPKKRQTLLFSATMPKMIADLADSYLTDPMRVEVSPPGKAADKVEQSVHFVTDKSAKTGLLIECLRANPDGLALVFGRTKHGSEKLMKQLVAAGFSAASIHGNKSQNQRERALKEFKDGKVRVLVATDVAARGIDITGVSHVYNFELPEVPDAYVHRIGRTARAGRDGLAVAFCAPDEIRLLRDIEKLMGISIAVAGGVAPADHARPARGGGKGPGRGNGGGRGNGQRPERTGNSERPSGRSHRRIGKGKREGASQGGQRRSA; encoded by the coding sequence TTGAACGATTTCGCTTCGCTTGGACTTTCCAAGCAAACACTTGCGCCGCTCGTTGCCCTCGGTTTCACCCAGCCGACGCCGATCCAGGCACAAGCCATCCCACTCGTCCTGAAGGGCCACGATCTGATCGGCCTCGCTCAGACGGGCACCGGCAAGACGGCCGCTTTCGGCCTTCCGCTCATCGAAGGTCTGCTCTCCGACGGCAAGAAGCCGGAGCCGCGCGCCACGCGTGCCCTGATTCTTGCTCCGACGCGTGAACTGGTCAACCAGATCGCCGCCAATCTGAAGGCGTTCGTCAAGAACACCCCGCTCAAGATCGGCATCGTCGTCGGTGGCGTTTCGATCAACGGCCAGATGCGCATGCTCGACCGCGGGCTCGACATTCTGGTGTCCACGCCCGGCCGACTGCTCGATCTCGTGGACCGCAAGGCGCTGAGCCTGCACCAGGTGCACCGCCTCATCCTCGACGAGGCCGACCAGATGCTTGATCTCGGCTTCATTCACGATCTGCGCAAGATCGTGAAGCTCGTGCCCAAGAAGCGCCAGACGCTGCTGTTCTCGGCAACGATGCCGAAGATGATCGCGGATCTCGCCGACAGCTACCTCACCGACCCGATGCGCGTCGAAGTCTCGCCTCCCGGCAAGGCTGCCGACAAGGTCGAGCAGAGCGTGCATTTCGTCACCGACAAGTCCGCAAAGACCGGCCTTCTGATCGAGTGCCTGCGCGCCAACCCCGATGGCCTTGCACTGGTCTTCGGCCGCACGAAGCACGGCTCTGAGAAGCTGATGAAGCAGCTCGTCGCTGCCGGTTTCTCGGCCGCCTCAATCCATGGCAACAAGAGCCAGAACCAGCGCGAGCGCGCCTTGAAGGAATTCAAGGACGGCAAGGTTCGGGTACTGGTGGCAACCGACGTCGCAGCACGCGGCATCGACATCACCGGCGTCAGCCACGTCTACAATTTCGAGCTGCCGGAAGTTCCGGACGCTTACGTGCACCGGATCGGTCGTACGGCACGTGCCGGCCGCGATGGCCTGGCCGTCGCGTTCTGTGCTCCGGACGAAATTCGTTTGCTGCGCGACATCGAGAAGCTCATGGGCATCTCGATCGCGGTCGCAGGCGGTGTCGCACCGGCTGACCACGCTCGCCCCGCCCGCGGTGGCGGCAAAGGCCCCGGTCGCGGCAATGGCGGCGGACGCGGCAACGGCCAGCGCCCCGAGCGTACCGGCAACAGCGAGCGCCCGAGCGGCCGTTCGCATCGCCGTATCGGCAAGGGCAAGCGCGAAGGTGCATCCCAGGGCGGCCAGCGCCGCAGCGCCTGA
- a CDS encoding DMT family transporter: MTIERIAPALFVLLWSTGWIVARYAAPHADPLFFLCLRYVSAAAVFVVFCMIVRAEWPQTRAQWWHATFSGVLLHAIYLGGVWWAIAHGVPTALSGLIAALQPLLTATVAPFVVGERLSGGQKLGIGLGLIGLMIAIVPNLMALEPEQIAAATVPLIVNVVAMIAVTAGTLYQKRYLQTGDLRTIATLQYLGAFVVTAPFVLLLEDMRIVWNFEVFVALAWSVFGLSLLAVALLLYLIRRGQVSRAASLIYLVPPTVAIQAFLYFGEELTLPMIVGTLVVVLGVYLTNRKPKAVLPT; this comes from the coding sequence ATGACAATCGAACGCATCGCCCCCGCGCTATTCGTGCTGCTCTGGTCCACGGGTTGGATCGTGGCGCGTTATGCCGCACCGCACGCGGATCCGCTGTTCTTTCTGTGCTTGCGCTACGTGTCCGCCGCCGCAGTATTCGTCGTGTTCTGCATGATCGTGCGTGCCGAATGGCCGCAGACCCGGGCGCAGTGGTGGCATGCCACTTTTTCGGGCGTGCTTCTGCACGCGATATATCTCGGCGGCGTCTGGTGGGCGATCGCCCACGGCGTGCCGACAGCACTTTCGGGGCTCATTGCCGCACTCCAGCCTCTGCTCACGGCCACCGTCGCGCCCTTCGTCGTGGGCGAGCGCCTGTCGGGCGGCCAGAAGCTCGGCATCGGTCTCGGGCTCATCGGTCTCATGATCGCCATCGTGCCGAATTTGATGGCGCTCGAACCGGAACAGATCGCCGCCGCGACGGTGCCGCTCATCGTCAATGTCGTCGCCATGATCGCGGTTACGGCCGGCACGCTCTACCAGAAGCGCTATCTTCAGACCGGCGACCTGCGCACCATCGCGACGCTGCAATATTTGGGCGCGTTCGTCGTGACCGCCCCATTCGTGTTGCTGCTGGAAGACATGCGGATCGTCTGGAACTTCGAGGTGTTCGTCGCGCTTGCCTGGTCGGTGTTCGGGCTGTCGCTGCTGGCCGTTGCGCTGCTGCTCTATCTCATCCGGCGTGGGCAGGTATCGCGGGCGGCGTCGCTCATCTACCTCGTTCCGCCCACGGTCGCGATCCAGGCCTTCCTCTATTTCGGCGAAGAACTGACGCTGCCGATGATCGTCGGTACCTTGGTCGTCGTGCTCGGCGTCTATTTGACGAACCGCAAGCCGAAAGCCGTGCTGCCCACCTGA